Within the Gigantopelta aegis isolate Gae_Host chromosome 8, Gae_host_genome, whole genome shotgun sequence genome, the region ATGgttgtgtgtactgccaacgtaCTACGACaactgtgattatgtaatgtcgttgtaaagaggtgtttttagacattgggtgcacgtttgttcctaatttgctccgTTGGTGttggaaggtgtgaattccggtataatgaacagaataataTTGGTGTACGTTCattcccgacaatttgtggtcggatggtgtaaatgtcataGTAACGACGGTCATTgtaatgaggtctaactgtactTAGAGGTCAATCTCTAGCATAACGATTTTATTTCCAGTATAATATCATGACACTTATTCTTGATTAGACTTAGTCTAGCAAAATATATAGTTTACTTGATTATTCTGTAGCTTATTAGGTGATGTCCAAATTCTCTGGAATAGAACTATGATTTCATTTGTAATGAAACATTTgtattgaataataaatattgcCTGTTTTGCAATGTAGTATTATGTTTGTATTCAGGCTACCAAGGAGACGATTGTAAAGTAGAAAGCCCACTGTGTGGTAGTGGTGCCTGTTCATCTGGACAATCCTGTGAGCAAGAAGGGAGGGTCGAGTACTGCTTGTGTCCTGCTAAACAagtgtctgtgggaagtgcatgtAAAGGTATTTATCGAGAGCTGTGACATGATTCCTAAGTTGCTAAATGCAGTCTACCATTTGGCTGCTTGTTATTGGTCAGTTTGTATGACATCAGTTGTGAATGGTGCTCCAATCAGAGGGTGCATCACAATTGTATCGTTTGAATGAACCAGTCATATGAATGAagttttcctgtcctggacagaggagctggCCGAGCACGGCACCTGCACCCAGGACAGgtatgcgctacaacagcttgttctgaatgtgcacataaaaccctatgacatgacatgaatGAAGCTCCTTTAATATTCAACTCTTCTCTTTATTTTTAGTCACtttagttcattaaaaagtaAATCTGTTGGGTCATCAGGTGATttgttcatcgagaaatgaacaaactcatgTTGTTACAGCTGGACcaatgtaatgaatgtaacagaaatttaattaacaattgaatATAGGCATTAAAGTAGTGTATTATTCAGAGGAAGatacttctttatttttttgcttGCAGTTATTTTTAAGTCAGTGATTTACTTGTGTATTCCACTGAAGAaaatttactatatatatatatatacacacatacatggacACAAAGAAGCTTTCTCtatatgtgtgttattaacACTTAAttctttatctttttgttttatatgtgaTAATTTTTTGGTAGTAGTTATTAAAgtgctttttattttattctcattcaaaaatgtttattacacCAAGCTTCAATGctttttatatctttatttagtTTATCTTTTATAATCAGGTTAAACAGTCTGGACAATTCGGCTTGTTACATTTTCAGAAAACCCTAGTCTATTGATGGGCCTGAAAGGTGATTTTGTAGTAGCCAAGGGAAGGTCATTTATGAATATAAGAAAGAGTAACAATCCAAGTACTGAGCCctgctttaatatttaaataagaaaatgtttagattttaatgttaaacTAATGATGAGGTTGTGGTTTGTGTAAATGCAGTTGGCAATAGCAAAAgatacaagtttattaaaaatttGGTTTGGTTGTATTTTGCATGAGTAAAAGATATAGGACGAGGAGGTGAGATTAAAACTTCAAAATTTGCCCAACATTAAGTCACACTGTACATTTTAACACTGTTTTATCAAATATAGGCCTATTTATCGGTTTTGTTTTACTTCAGATGGTTCACTTGACTTTGACCTATGGTTTGACAAGGGCATGGTGTCTGTTGATGTGTTGTCCGGACAACCTTTCAAGTTAAACAGTGCTGGAAACATGACAGTGATGTTCTGGATTGGTCTGTTGACTGGTGTATCAAGTGGAACTGTCTTCAAGATCAAAAACGAGTTTGTATTCTGTTGTATTTAGTATATTCCTCATACTTGTTTGTTATTTAGTATATTCCTATCATAGATCATTCCCCAGGACACTTTGAAGAAGTTGGCCAGCTAGGTGTGCATCGACACAAAATGGGGATCACACATGTTACTGACTTTCTCttgaaaacatttctgttttgAAAACGGGTGTTTGCAATTATCTGGACACTTTGAAGAAGTTGGCCAGCTAGGTGTGCATCGACACAAAATGGGGATCACACATGTTACTGACTTTCTGGATTTTTGATGAAAGCATTTCTATTTTGAAAACAGGGGTGTTTGCAATTATCTGGACATTTTTGCAACAcaaatttgatttaatttaatttaatttcatttcaacttatttccaattaaggttcaagcacactgtcctgggaacacaccccGGCTATCTGGAttggttgttagttggttagtggttagtggttagtgagagagaagagggtgtaatggccttacacctacccattgagaccttAAGAATTCGCTCTGGTTGGATCcagtaccgggctacgaacactgtacctaccagcctgtaatccgatagcttaaccactgcaccaccgaggccagtgcaACACAAATAGGTTTTTGTCCATGAATTGCTATTGACTGATTGATCACTGAATGACCAAAAGCatgattaataatattactgtaCTTGTGATGGGGCATGATTTCCAAAGTGGttgttgaattgttttgtttagtatagATTGAAATATATGTAAATCTTTATTTGTCCTTTTTAAGAACCATCTCACATAATGAGGTAATTTTCTatgttttattagtcccctaccagtccaatcggaggagactataggtttcgtctttgtctgtttgtctgtctgttcgttTGTCACACAAATAGTTTTATGGACTTTTTTTAATAacgcctcaagatattgagttgacattttgtgtgtagctttattatgtactgttacacatCAAATTAGAAattcatgatgatttacccattaGTCACTGCTATGGCCATTGAAGTTAGgagataaaaacaattatataaggGATTTTCTTTTGgtttaagatattgagctaaaattttatgtatatagctttaccatgtactatttgcagatcaagtttgacatttatggcaatttacctaAAAATGTTTAGAGTTCTGGACCGTGAACTTGGGATATACGACAATTTGTTTGATCTGGTAGGGGatagcagtactttcagaatgctttttgttttttagtgaCATTATTCAATCAGTAAATCCTCTCCCAGCAGAAAGTTTTAAttactatattttaaatgtttttgatgattgggtatttaatatttgttaccCTTTGAGAGTataagtatattaaaaacatttcattttcagCATGGACAGTACAGCGTTCCTAGAGGTTAAGACCAACAATGTAAGCTTTAAGGGGAATGAAATTGCAATGACAGTGCCTTCTGGCAAGTGGAACCACATTGCTGTAACTTGGCAGTCCGATGGAAAGTATGAACTGATCATTAATGGCATTAAAGAGAATGGTGACACTACACCGCCTGCATTTCAAGAGAAGTAAGTATActtaaagtccgaaccacattgttaacaactaaaataaattactctcctacatTTAATGACCATTAGATTTCTCCCGCATTTTATCCCGACACAAATCTAGAAAAatccattacaatgacacagattccacatactaaatgataactatgtcacttCGCTGAGATTGTATaggacaaaaagcatgtaattttgtgccggctgccattttacGTTTTTATGGGGTAGTCTCCCAGAGGGATGAAAGGATATGACATAATCTTAACAACTTCATAACATggtatgatataaaagcaatcAGGATGACATCATATtgattatgtcacatacttctGTGGCTTCCACCtatcttgaagagtattccataaaaaagtaaaatggcagatggTGAAAAACTGCTtgctttttgtcctaggagatcttAACAAAGTCGAGATAGGTGACATGTTTATCATCTAGGTATAATGGGAATTTgtatcattgtaatggttttgaCAGTCAGTAACAAGATTGTATAATTACAGATTGTCAAGACTTGTGTTTGACAGTCAGTAACAAGATTTTATACTTACAGGTTGACAGTaagtaacaatattttatacttACAGATTGACAAGACTTGTGTTTGACAGCTAGTAACAAGATTTTATACTAACTGGTTGACAAGACTTGTGTTTGACAGTCAGTAACTAGATTTTATACTTACTGGTTGGTAAGACTTGTGTTTGACAGtcagtaacaatattttatacttACAGATTGACAAGCCTTGCGTTGACAgtcaataacaatattttatacttACAAATTGACAAGACTTGGGTTGACAgtcaataacaatattttatacttACAAATTGACAAGACTTGTGTTGACAgtcaataacaatattttatacttACAGATTGACAAGACTTGTGTTGACAGCCAGTAACAAGATTTTATACTTACAGATTGGTAAGACTTGTGTTTGACAGTCAGTAACAAGATTTTATATTTGCAGATTGCTAAGACTTGTGTTTGACAGTCAGTTCACTGGATATGTGTCCCAGCTTACAGTGTGGCGAGACATCTTACTTTACACTAAGATACTAGAGGCCATTAATAATCCCCAGTATCTACCTTCATTTGACCTTGCACTTGGATGGTATGACTACAGTCTGACAAAATCTACCTGGAGACTGACACCAAGTCGAGCAATGGCCGATGGAAAACTGTGTGATGCACAACGAATCATGGACTCCACATGTGAtaacaaaatgggtacataatGTTTATTCATAGACTAGATGTTTGATTGCAATATGGGGGTGTCTACTGAATCATGGACTCAATGTTTTAATGCAAAGTGAGTATGTCTACTGAATCATGGACTCAATGTGTTAATGCAAAGTGGGCATGTCTACTGATTCATGGACGTAACATGTTATTGCAAAGTTAGTATGTCTACTGCTTCATGGACTCAATATATTACTGCAAAGTGGGTATGTCTACTGATTCATAGACTCGTTGTGTTAATGCAAAGTGGGTATGTCTACTGATTCGTGGACTCGACAAGTAATAACATAATAGGTATGTTTACTGATTCATGGATGTTATGTTACAAAAATGGGTATGTCTGATGATTAATGACATCTTCACTGATAACAAAATTAGTATGGTTTATTGATTCAAAGTCTCGGCATGTTATTTAACCAGAAGGCTACAGGattaatgtttgacaaataccagtgtataatttatgtttataaCTTTTGCTCACATTTTcacttaaaatgtttatcaatatataaaataatgttcatatgtgaaaggataagtattattttcatgggttttcctacttgtaataatattttagagCAGTTAATGTTTAcctttatgcaaaaaaatatttacagccATTATTGTCAGTCACTGTATTTTCCTGagcacaatttgtttttgttaaaatgttaaaagttttCATCAAATAGCTATCACAATCAGCTAACAATTCCTCAAAATTACTGAGACATTCCCCTATTGTTGTCAACcaaaaatacttgctgaaaaccTCTTACAATTACAACTCTAAATTCGCCCTTATTTTTTCctagagaaaaacaaaactgtaaattggctattatctttattaaagcTATTTCCGGttattctgttattttttttcaacTAGTACCATGTGCAAAATGGCAGAAAATAGGACTTGGTGAATGCACTGGGTAGTGTATATATTAGTGTGTCATCGGGTGAGCTATCTCACCTGCAGCCCATGTTAAAACAATGTGTGCTTTAATTCATGCATTCAGCATTTAACACTAGGGGTATACGTTGATTTATAGATTGAACATTTGTTGATTAATGGACTGATCAGgagtgcagaaatggaaaatatttcactagcacTCCAAACCAAAACCaactaaaatgtactagcctgccagcctgtagaacaatatattatttaacaatattataatatacacagtcttcacttcaaatgaaagatatatatttgacaaaaatattattaatgacaCTTGGTTGGCCAAATGATCAaatcaattttgaaatgttcttGTAAAGACAGTTTATTGTCAATGTGGTACATGTGTATTTCGTCATAATTCTGAAccgtttgtttgaatggtttggaattctgACATGGCTGATGCGGAGTCGGGGATTCAGTGtggtaaaaaatttttttacggTCAGTCAAAACAAGACATATAACTTTAATAGTTGCATTTTTAAGTCGtctgtcagaatttttactcacatttggcaagcgggcgagtactttctgcccTCCTGCTAATGAATAGAAGGGAATCTTCACCGTatacaaatgtttgaaatgaaGTCCATCTTTTTCTTTCCAACTACTACATGTGCCACCTATACTACTTGTAGAAAGACACCTCTCAAATTAAGAAACTTAAGCATTCATGGCACCTTTTAGTTCCTggaaaaaagacaaaacaagattaaaaaaatatatatcagtttgtttttatttatttgcaaatttgttttaaaaaagagcCTTTATTTTACCTCATTTTCAGACAAGATGGCTCCACCCTCTAACAACTGCCCTGAATCAGCCATTCATAAGGTATCCACTTCCAGAACAGTGCAGGTCCGAAATGTTGTACCAACAATCACGTTTGGAGGACAAGAACCAATTACAGATAACTTGAAAGGTTGTATTGACAAAAAGCTAGTTTATCACCCATCTTAACTCTTTGGGGCCGAATCCTGACTCATGTCGTGATGTTAATTTGTGCGAAATGTCGAGTACCGCCTGTTCGCGTGGTTTACAAGCAGTAGCTATTATCGAATGCCGACTGGAGTCGTGGCCGACTGTACATGTAAAACGAGACGTAATTGGCTTATATAATTAGAAGTTTTCATTATCAGCTTGTAGAAGATTCATCCAGTGACCAATAAAAAGTAGTCTTACAGCTGGGTTTGTTCATGCACCTCGTGGCTTTGCTTGGCTTTGTTCGCTTTGAAAAATAGTATTTCTCGATTTGGATGATGATAGTATTTCAGAATTTGAAGGTTTCACAAACGATGATGTATTCgatttaaataacagtaattcGGATGTAGACTTAAGTAGTGATAGTGTCGACATACCATtgtcacattttttaaatggacGGAATATCGGTAGCGAAACTGACGGAAGAAATTGAAATGGAACCGCAACCAAACAAAACTACGAAATGGAGTTCGGTGTTGACAGAAAATCAAGTAGATGCATTCACAGAGCATGTTGGTGCTGTAAACATCCTTAAAAACGATGCCACAGAAATAATCCTTTTTCAGCAGATGTTCCCTGAGATGTGGTACCAGAAAATAGCTGAAGAAACCAATAGGTATGCCCAGGCAAAAATCGTCCAAAACGGTGCAGATCCGAAATGGTTTCCTACAAGTTCAAACAGGGATGTCAGAACGCATAACCCGAGACCGTTTTGACAAACTTTGTCAGTATTTCCATGTTGCCAATATTGCAGAAAGCCCAGACCGTGGACAACATGGACATGACAAGCTGCCACGTTCGCCCCTTTTTAGAGGATGTTCATGTGCAGTGTAGAACCCAGTATGACCCTCACTGTGAAACATCAATAGACGAAGCAATGGTGGCTTACACGGGACGGTTATCAATAAAACAGTACCTCCCTCTCAAACCAACAAAACGTTGGATTAAAATATGGGCACAGGCAGATCCACATAATGGATTTCTAAATGACTTTCAAGTCTACACGGGCAGAGCAAACAACAAAGTTGAAACAGGACTTGGTGAAAGATCTGACAAGAGATATATATGGGGAAAAAACCACCATGTGTACTGTGACAACTACTTCAGTTCAGTTCCATTATTCGAAGAACTTCTTGAGAATAAAACATATGCTTGTGTCACAGTGCGTACCAACAGAAAATACTTGCCTGCTGGTGTAACACAAGCAAAGTTGAAATGCCAAGGAGAAATGGTTGTTCTGCAGAAAGAGGGAAGCATGATGGCTGTGGCCTGGCATGACAAGTGAACAGTGAACATTCTTTCAACACTATCAAATCCATTAGAAAAAAACACGGTAAAGCGGAAAAAGAAAGATGGTTCACAGATAGATGTACCTTGCCCCTCAGCCATCAAGTCGTACActatgtaccgtatatcttcgcctgtaagtcgatctcggctataagtcgagtccctaatttcaagccctgaaatttttttttttattaacccgtttataagtcgacccataacttataaatattgaagaatttcttattttcagcacatgagaacaataatgtacaatatttgaacaaaagaaaattatttataaagactgacaacagatcactacaataaaactgaaagtatcagttaatcacatgttttgacaccatattaatacatgtaaggaggataactctggaaagtacactggtttttatgtATGTCCCTATTGCTTTAGTGAACTGCAGATATCAGTCTAAGctgttttaagggaaagctcagtaatattcatgaatttttttttttttttttttttttttttttatatttaacgacgccactagagcacattgattcatgaagttaatcaccgacaaaacattgtttgaacaaccattaatgccagtgaccagatttcaaaataaactcaggcaacaggtagttagtattgtttacatttttgctattagtgatgactgttattttaactaagtggactgttctcttggcatgtgagtgagatcgcacgcctttttgcataaccaaaaccgttctaatgacaaacaaaaaaggttataaaaaataaatgtgtcaaattaacatatttgagtataaatacagggcatacttcaacaataaaacttgtaaaataatccccaaaaaggtaatattttttctaaaaaaatttttctaaaatttataaaataatttttgggtgaaacaaatttgacttataggcaaagatatacggtacatgaATGGAGTCGACTGAGCAGACCAGCTAAGATCATCCTATTCAGTTGCAAGGAGGGCTGCCAAGTGGTGGAAGTATCTGTTCTGGTCCTTGGTTGACATTTGCATCATAAATGGATTCATAATGATGAAGGAATCTGCAAACCACCAGCTGACATCAAAAACTGGCCGAAAGAAGAACAGATGTCAATTAGATTTCCGACAGAAGCTGATCAAACAGCTGATAGGGAACTACTGGCACAAGAGGAAAAGAGAAAGTGTCCAGCAAAAAGCCGCTGAAGGACTCTTACACTGGCCTGTTGTGCTGGGTAAAAAACAGATATGTAAACAATGCAGTACACAAGGCATTCGACGTGAGCTAGCCACAGGCTGTGAACAGTGCAACGTGAACCTGTGTATTGGATGTTTCAAGCCATACCACAAAGCCAGATTTCCAGcattgtttcagtgaaaaaacccaaaatcaaTCGGAACcagtaacatttattaaaagttttgtttatttctgtatttataGACAATTAAACTACTTTTTTACAATTAcatcatataaaaaataatatatgttccTCATTAATTGCACATAATTAAATAGCTCACAAAATTTGATGcagatttgtttgttattgattAAGTTAGTTATTTTTGCTGCAGTGCATGAAATCTGTGTTTATGCTTTAGGGCACCAGCAGGTAAACACTGCCTAGGGCtggaattcaaaatggccaccaggCCTCAAAGAGTTAATAGATGTTAATATTTGGATCTTATATTTTGAAATGACCGATTCCCAATTTGAACATCAAAATTCTCCACGTTTTTTTGTTACTGTAAGTAAGTTAttctcatttctttttttgaaaattaaaatgaaatcttCCAATTTCTAGCGAATGATGTTAAATTTCTAAATGTCATGGTAGGGAATAAGATAAAATTTCAGAGATAAAAGCAGTATTGTATAATTCATTaacgggacattcctgagtttgctgcaatgtttcagatgttatcgactaacagagactttttgacgactgtaataatatatttttcggcataagttattagtggctgtatattaaacatgtttctggttgttctaatatttgtactaggttaaatttgattttattt harbors:
- the LOC121379494 gene encoding sushi, von Willebrand factor type A, EGF and pentraxin domain-containing protein 1-like, with translation MYELCPSTDHMYLKSDSTKVNLLGFKSRGSIVKQKVEMSGCTFSCEAGTQGTRCETSPPVCDRISPCTDKGKCDESGGTANCTCEKNYAGVSCQLIKDSCSADPCNPGGSCKTQTVGYRCECMDGYQGDDCKVESPLCGSGACSSGQSCEQEGRVEYCLCPAKQVSVGSACKDGSLDFDLWFDKGMVSVDVLSGQPFKLNSAGNMTVMFWIGLLTGVSSGTVFKIKNDMDSTAFLEVKTNNVSFKGNEIAMTVPSGKWNHIAVTWQSDGKYELIINGIKENGDTTPPAFQEKLLRLVFDSQFTGYVSQLTVWRDILLYTKILEAINNPQYLPSFDLALGWYDYSLTKSTWRLTPSRAMADGKLCDAQRIMDSTYKMAPPSNNCPESAIHKVSTSRTVQVRNVVPTITFGGQEPITDNLKGCIDKKLVYHPS
- the LOC121379495 gene encoding piggyBac transposable element-derived protein 4-like yields the protein MLPILQKAQTVDNMDMTSCHVRPFLEDVHVQCRTQYDPHCETSIDEAMVAYTGRLSIKQYLPLKPTKRWIKIWAQADPHNGFLNDFQVYTGRANNKVETGLGERSDKRYIWGKNHHVYCDNYFSSVPLFEELLENKTYACVTVRTNRKYLPAGVTQAKLKCQGEMVVLQKEGSMMAVAWHDK